Within Amycolatopsis sp. FDAARGOS 1241, the genomic segment GGGCAGCTGACGCGGCTCGCGGCGAACCGGGCCAGGCACGTGCTCGGGGTCGATCTGTCGGAGCCGATGCTGGCGACGGCGCGGGCGCGGGCCGCCGACTTACCGAACGTCAGGTTCGAACGCGGCGACGTGCAGGCGCACGAGTTCGGCAAGGGGTCGTTCGACGTGGCGCTGAGCCGGTTCGGGGTGATGTTCTTCGCGGATCCGGTTGCGGCGTTCGCGCGGGTGCGCGGCGCGTTGCGGCCGGGCGGGCGGCTCGCGTTCGTGAGCCTGACCGAGCTGGCGGGAACCGATCTCGGCGTGGTGTTCGGGGCAATGGCGGCACATCTGCCTCGGCCGGAGCGGAGCGGGCCGACGTCCCTGGCGGATCCCGCCCACGTCCGGGCGCTGCTGGCGGAGGCGGGGTTCCGGGACGTCGTGTGCACGTACGTGGAGGCCGAGCAGGTGTGGGGGCGGGACGTCACCGACGCGGCGGAGTTCATCGAGGCGTGGGGACCGGTGCGCCACCACCTGCAGCTGGCCTCGCCCGAGGCAGCGGCGCGGGCACGGGCTGCGCTGGCCGCGGCGTTGCCGGCGTTCGCGGGGCCGGGCGGCGTGCGGTTGCGGGGCGCGGCGTGGCTGGTGACCGCCACGCGGTGAATACGATGTCCGCGATGTCACCCCGGACGGCGGCGGCCCTGCGCGACGGAGACCGGAGCCTGCGCGAGCACCTCATCGCGACGGCGGGCGCCCTCATGGCCGAAGAGGGCGCGGCGAAGCTGACCGTGCGCGCGATCGCGCACCGGGCGGGCGTCGCGGACGGCGTGCTGTACAACCACTTCGCGGACAAGGAGGAGCTGCTGGCGCACGCGCTGCGCGCCCACGTCCGCGCCGTCGAAAGCGACCTGGGCGACCTGCCGGTGCCCGGTGCCGGCACGGTCGAGGCCGGCCTGCGCGCGCACCTCGAGTACGGGCTCGCGCTGCATCGTGCGATCCTGCCGACCTTCGCCGGCCTGGTCACGCAACCCGCGGTCCTCACCCGGTTCGCCGAGCTCGCCACCCCCGGCACCGACTGGCGCGACCGGCTGCTCAGCTACCTCCACGCCGAGCGCGACCTGGGCCGCCTCGCCCCGGACGCCCACCTGGACGCCACGGCGGCCCTCCTTGTCGGCGTCTGCCACGAAACGGTGCTGTCCGCCTTGGTACCGCTCACCGGCTCCCCCGTGGAACCACCGGTCGACGCCGTCGTGGCGACGGTGCTGCAGGGCATCGGCCCTCGCGCGGACCCGTGAGCCACAGCCGCGCCCAGTTCGTCACGGCTGCCCCCGAATGGACACGGCACCGGCCGTTGATCCTGGCGGTCCTCCCAGCGCGGCCGGAGGACAGTGCACGGCAACGCCCACCCACCGGGCGGCAAACCGACAGCTTCAGCGAAGCACGGCGAAGCGCCGTGATCAACGCGGCGACGGCGGCGAGCGACAGCCGCACCAGAGCGGTCGCCGAACCTCCGTTCCTGGTGGACGAACTCACGGCTCCGTCCCGGCGAAGGTTGTCCGACACCCCCTGATCCGTCCTCAGTGGACCACAAGCCGGTTCACTGGCCGCCGAGGGCCCGATCCAGCGCGAGCGCCGCGTCGATCAGCGCTAGGTGCGTGAACGCCTGCGGGAAGTTCCCGATCTGCTCGCCGGTGAGCGCGATCTCCTCGGAGTACAGCCCGACGTGGTTGGCGTAGGTGAGCATCTTCTCGAAGGCCTGCCGCGCCTGGTCGACGCGGCCCGCGCGGGCCAGCGCGTCGACGTAGGTGAAGGTGCACAAGGAGAACGTGCCTTCCGAGCCGCGCAGGCCGTCGGGAGAGGCGCTGGGGTCGTAGCGGTACACGAGACTGTCGGTGACGAGCTCGCTGTTCATCGCGTCGAGCGTGGCGAGCCACTGCGGGTCGCGGGGCCCGATGAAGCCGACCATGGGCATCCGCAGCAGGGACGAGTCGAGCACGTCGGTGTTGTAGTGCTGCACGAACGCTTGCCGCGTGGAGTTCCAGCCGCGCTCGAGCACCTGGGTGTAGATGCCGTCGCGGGCGGCGCGCCAGCGGTCGAGGTCCGCCGGGCGGCCGTGTTCTTCGGCCAGCCGGATGCCGCGGTCGAGCGCGACCCAGCACATGAGCCGCCCGTAAGTGAACGGCTGGCGGCCGCCGCGGGTTTCCCAGATGCCCTCCTCGGGCTGGTCCCAGTGGTCGGCGACCCAGTCGAGCACGCCGGTCAGCGCCGTCCAGCCGCGCTGGGGCACGGTGAGCCCGGCCCGGTGCGCGACGAACACGCTGTCGAGAGCCTCACCGTAGATGTCGAGTTGCAACTGCTCGGCGGCGCCGTTGCCGACGCGGACCGGGCGCGAGCCGCGGTAGCCCGACCAGTGCTCAAGCACGTCCTCCTTGAGGTCCGCCGACCCGTCGATGCGGTACATGATGTTGAGCGGGCCGCCGTTGCCGACGGTGTGCTCGCGGATCCGCGCGCCCAGCCACGTGCCGAACTTCTCGGCTTCCTCGACGAAACCCAGGCCCAGCAGTGCGTAGACGGAGAACGACGCGTCGCGCACCCAGGTGTAGCGGTAGTCCCAGTTGCGCTCCCCGCCGACCTGCTCCGGCAGCGCCATCGTCGGCGCGGCGACGAGCCCGCCCGTCGGCGCGTAGGTCATCAGCTTGAGCGTGATCGCGGAGCGCTCCACGATCTCGCGCCACCGGCCGCGGTAGGTCGAGCGCGCGAGCCAGGAACGCCAGTGCGCCACGGTGTCCTGGAAAAGCTGCTCGACCTCACCCACACGGATCTCGCGCGGCGGCCCCTCGGCGCCGGACTCGAGCACCAGCCCGCGCACCTGGCCGGCGGTCAGCTTCACCGTGCCGCGCACGTCGCCGTCGTGCACCTGGACGTGCGCGAGCCGCTCGTCGCCCGGTTCGCGCACGGTGTGCAGCGTGAGCGACAGCGCGTCCGTCCCGAACACCACGCCTTCGCCCGTCACGTCCACACGGTGCGGCACCCGCCCGTAGCCGAAGCGCGGCGCCAGCACGAGCTCGAAGGTCATCGTTCCGCGGACGCACCGAAGCAGCCGCACGAGCCGGTGGTTGTCCGTCGCCTGCTCGCCCAGCGCAGGCATGAAGTCCACGACTTCCCCGACGCCACCGGGCGTGAAAAACCGCGTGATCAGCGCCGCCGTATCGGGGTGGTACATCTGCTTCGCCTCGTACGGCGTGCCCGCGGGACGCAGCTGGAACCGGCCGCCGTGCTCGTCGTCCAGCAGCGCGGCGAACACGCTCGGCGAATCGAAGCGCGGGCAGCAGAACCAGTCGACGGAGCCGTCCGTCGTGATCAGCGCAGCGGTCTGCAGGTCGCCGACCAGCCCGTGGTCGGCGATCGCGGTCTCGGTCATGTCCCCGCCTCCCTTGCCCGGCCACGATGGGACCGGCGCTCTTGCCCAGCCTCGGGTGAGGCGGGGCGTGGCGGGTCATCCGCAGGAGGTGATGCCATCGCCGCGGCCGCTCCGCAGGGTTTCGCGATGGCGACCGGATCGAAGAGCGTCAACGCTGCCGCCGTCGTGCTGCCCCTGGCGCTCGGCCAGTTCATCGCGAGTTACGCGGCCACGAACATGAACGTCGCGATCAGCACCATCGCCGAGGACATCGGGACGACGGTCACCGGGATCCAGACCACGATCACGCTGTTCACGCTCACGATGGCCGCGCTGATGATCCCCGGCAGCAAGCTCACGGACTTCCTCGGGCGCAAGGTCTGCTTCATCGCGGGGCTCGTGATCTACGGCTCGGGCGCGCTGCTGTCGGCGTTCGCGCAGGGGGTCGGAGTGCTGATCGTGGGTTACTCGCTGCTGGAGGGCATCGGCTCGGCGCTGTTGATCCCACCGATCTACATTCTCGTCACCGTGGTGTTCGAAGACGTCGACCTCCGGGCCAAGAACTTCGGCATCGTCAGCGGCGCCGCCGGCCTCGGCGCCGCGGCCGGGCCGCTCATCGGTGGCCTGGTCACGAGCTACCTCGGCTGGCGCGCTTCGTTCTTCCTGCAAGTGGCGGTGATCCTGCTGATCATCGTGCTCGCGGTGCGCATCACGGACCCGCCGCGGACCGGACGCCCGGCGCACTTCGACGTGGGGGGCGCGATCCTGTCGGCGGCCGGGTTGTTCTTCGTGGTCTTCGGCATCCTGCAGACCTCGACCTACGGCTGGCTCAAGTCGCGGGAGGACTTCACGGTCGGTGGCACAGTGCTGATCCCGGCGGGCGGCGTCTCGCCGGTGTGGATCCACGTCGCGATCGGGCTCGTCATCCTCGTGCTGTTCTTCCGGCACCTCCGCCGCGTGGAGCGCGCGGGTCGCACCCCGTTGTTCTCGCTCCGGATCTTCCGCAGCCGCGCGTCGAACCTCGGGCTCGTGACGCAGCTCCTGCAGTGGCTGGTGCTGCAGGGTTCCTTCTTCGTGACGTCGGTGTTCCTGCAGCAGATCCGCGGTTTCACCGCGATCGAGACCGGCCTGGTGCTCGTGCCGGCCACCGTCGGCGTCCTCGGTTCCTCCGCGCTCGCAGAACGGATGTCGCGGCGGCACTCGCAGCGACGGCTCATCCGGTTCGGGTTCAGCGCGACGACGGTGGGTTTGCTCCTGCTGCTGGCACTGGTCCGCGCCGACTCGGGGATCTGGACGTTCGTCCCCGGCCTGCTGCTCATGGGCATCGGCATCGGCGTGATGCTCACGGCGTCGGTGAATCTCGTGCAGTCGAGCTCGCCGGAAGAGGCGCAGGGCGACATCTCCGGGGTGTCGCGCAGCGTGTCGAACCTCGGGTCGTCACTGGGCACCGCGCTGGTCGGCTCCGTCCTCGCCGGAGCGGCCGTCCCGGGCAACGGCCCCTTCGCCATCGCCATGGTCCTGCTCTCCTGCCTGGCGCTCGCCGGAGTCGTCACGGCTCTGCGGATCCCGCGGCAGAAGCTGCATTGACGCCGCCCCCGGCCGTTGGCGGCGGCGCTGGACGGCCACCACGATGACGCGCAGCGCGACGCCGATCACGAGCAGGTCGCCGAGCATCTGCACGGTGACCAGGATCCGGGCCACCTGCGTGACCGGAACGATGTCGCCGAAGCCGACGGTGGCGAACACGGTGACCACGAAATACAGCGAGTCGGTGCGGGTCAGCGGCGTGTCGAAGCTGTGGGGCACGTTGTGCTGCAGCACGTAGTAGGCGTTGGCGAACACCAGCAGGAACAGCGGCACGATCAGCGCGAGCGCCTGGACACCCTGCAGCGCCGGGTACTTCGCGCGCAGGATGGCGCGGATCTCCCCGACGACCAGTCCGACGACCAGGCCCACGCCCACGACGAGCCCGGTGATCGTCCACCCGTCGATCGGCCGGTCGACCGGGAGCAGGTAGTAGACGGCGACGAGCGTGGCCACCGTCAGCACGGGCCGCACGACGAGCAGGGCGACGGAACCCCGTGCGCCGCGCCCGCTGTTCACCGGCTGGAGTCGGCCTGGACGGCACCCGTCTTGATGGCCTTGAGCAGGGCGGCGTGGTCCTTCTCGTTCTGGTCCGCGTAGTCGCGGGCGAACTCGGCGATCGCGCGGTCGAACGACTCGCTCGAGCCGAGGTAAGAGCCGATCGCAACGCTGTCGCCGGTGCGGGCGTGGGCGCGCGCGAGTGTCCACGCGCAGAGCAGGCCGTAGGTCGTCATGTCGCGCGGGTCCAGCGTGTCGACGCGCGCCGAGCCCTTCCAGTCGCGCAGCTGCCGCAGGTAGAAGTCGCGCTGCTTGCCGTCGACGATCCCGGCGGCCCGGATCCAGCCGAGGAAGATGTCGCTCACGGTCTGCATCAGCCGCTGCCCCACGACGACGCGGCGCCCGGAGTTGTCGTACTCGCTGGGACCGGCGAACTCCTCCAGTACCGACGGGCCTGCTTCCTTGGCCTGCAGGAACAGCGGGTCGTGGTCGTCGTTGCCCAGCAGCAGGATCATCCAGCACCGCGTGCCGACGCTGCCCACGCCGACGACCTTGTGGGCCACGTCCACGAGC encodes:
- a CDS encoding TetR/AcrR family transcriptional regulator, with the protein product MSPRTAAALRDGDRSLREHLIATAGALMAEEGAAKLTVRAIAHRAGVADGVLYNHFADKEELLAHALRAHVRAVESDLGDLPVPGAGTVEAGLRAHLEYGLALHRAILPTFAGLVTQPAVLTRFAELATPGTDWRDRLLSYLHAERDLGRLAPDAHLDATAALLVGVCHETVLSALVPLTGSPVEPPVDAVVATVLQGIGPRADP
- a CDS encoding MFS transporter codes for the protein MATGSKSVNAAAVVLPLALGQFIASYAATNMNVAISTIAEDIGTTVTGIQTTITLFTLTMAALMIPGSKLTDFLGRKVCFIAGLVIYGSGALLSAFAQGVGVLIVGYSLLEGIGSALLIPPIYILVTVVFEDVDLRAKNFGIVSGAAGLGAAAGPLIGGLVTSYLGWRASFFLQVAVILLIIVLAVRITDPPRTGRPAHFDVGGAILSAAGLFFVVFGILQTSTYGWLKSREDFTVGGTVLIPAGGVSPVWIHVAIGLVILVLFFRHLRRVERAGRTPLFSLRIFRSRASNLGLVTQLLQWLVLQGSFFVTSVFLQQIRGFTAIETGLVLVPATVGVLGSSALAERMSRRHSQRRLIRFGFSATTVGLLLLLALVRADSGIWTFVPGLLLMGIGIGVMLTASVNLVQSSSPEEAQGDISGVSRSVSNLGSSLGTALVGSVLAGAAVPGNGPFAIAMVLLSCLALAGVVTALRIPRQKLH
- a CDS encoding class I SAM-dependent methyltransferase yields the protein MTGIVNTAQADAWNGYEGAHWAAHADRYDAVNSGFNEILLAQVGPDDRVVDLGCGTGQLTRLAANRARHVLGVDLSEPMLATARARAADLPNVRFERGDVQAHEFGKGSFDVALSRFGVMFFADPVAAFARVRGALRPGGRLAFVSLTELAGTDLGVVFGAMAAHLPRPERSGPTSLADPAHVRALLAEAGFRDVVCTYVEAEQVWGRDVTDAAEFIEAWGPVRHHLQLASPEAAARARAALAAALPAFAGPGGVRLRGAAWLVTATR
- a CDS encoding glycoside hydrolase family 15 protein translates to MTETAIADHGLVGDLQTAALITTDGSVDWFCCPRFDSPSVFAALLDDEHGGRFQLRPAGTPYEAKQMYHPDTAALITRFFTPGGVGEVVDFMPALGEQATDNHRLVRLLRCVRGTMTFELVLAPRFGYGRVPHRVDVTGEGVVFGTDALSLTLHTVREPGDERLAHVQVHDGDVRGTVKLTAGQVRGLVLESGAEGPPREIRVGEVEQLFQDTVAHWRSWLARSTYRGRWREIVERSAITLKLMTYAPTGGLVAAPTMALPEQVGGERNWDYRYTWVRDASFSVYALLGLGFVEEAEKFGTWLGARIREHTVGNGGPLNIMYRIDGSADLKEDVLEHWSGYRGSRPVRVGNGAAEQLQLDIYGEALDSVFVAHRAGLTVPQRGWTALTGVLDWVADHWDQPEEGIWETRGGRQPFTYGRLMCWVALDRGIRLAEEHGRPADLDRWRAARDGIYTQVLERGWNSTRQAFVQHYNTDVLDSSLLRMPMVGFIGPRDPQWLATLDAMNSELVTDSLVYRYDPSASPDGLRGSEGTFSLCTFTYVDALARAGRVDQARQAFEKMLTYANHVGLYSEEIALTGEQIGNFPQAFTHLALIDAALALDRALGGQ